In a single window of the Solea solea chromosome 14, fSolSol10.1, whole genome shotgun sequence genome:
- the apool gene encoding MICOS complex subunit MIC27, giving the protein MAAKVVMVAVPTVLGIASIRVYTVSDAPTDDLLKREKLNIYTPQSAQTLFVPEKPGVIESGVTTVRERILPIAEAVKGACVSVKKGSVNLYYTGQDVYFYLKDPPPGFVPRFGTITMAGLLGMFLARKGSRFKRFAIPLGLMSAGASVCYPAQAVAVIKVTGRKVYATGQWCSVVVSSLFTPKPQEPDAKEMTASQPQSAAGSSLECAVIEAPEVSSLQSGTIPEREGEAAMSVPVSDEPAAAVITKEASSVTLTESSPDQTPTESNTVQSVAAGPETAPPLEELPAPIENKEPSDTKQAPENVSNEGSPVESTSSPGPESVEAAPVQSTEVQSDLSTEEPSVPETSHEPAVPAVESAKPESTSLAELADQPPIAAVDETPTSTLTTTPPPAPAAAPAAAPAATASAPEQPAAENSKGGSDSKTDPSLMDFGQSNPEDEDLYSTRS; this is encoded by the exons ATGGCGGCCAAG GTGGTGATGGTGGCTGTCCCAACGGTGCTGGGAATAGCCTCCATCCGTGTGTACACGGTGAGCGATGCCCCCACTGATGATCTGCTCAAGAGAGAAAAG CTGAACATCTACACTCCACAGTCAGCTCAGACTCTGTTTGTTCCTGAGAAGCCAGGTGTTATTGAGAGTGGGGTCACTACAGTGAGAGAGCGCATACTGCCGATTGCGGAGGCAGTAAag GgtgcctgtgtctctgtgaaaaAAGGAAGTGTAAATCTATACTACACAGGACAGG ATGTATATTTCTACCTGAAAGATCCTCCTCCGGGATTTGTTCCCAGATTTGGTACCATCACCATGGCTGGCCTGCTTGGCATGTTCCTGGCTCGGAAAG GTTCTCGCTTCAAGAGGTTTGCCATTCCACTGGGCCTAATGAGTGCAGGAGCTTCAGTATGTTACCCAGCTCAAGCAGTGGCTGTGATTAAG GTGACAGGTAGAAAGGTGTATGCCACAGGGCAGTGGTGCAGCGTTGTTGTGTCCTCACTTTTCACCCCCAAACCTCAGGAGCCGGATGCCAAAGAGATGACTGCCTCACAACCACAG TCGGCTGCTGGGTCCAGTCTAGAGTGTGCAGTGATTGAGGCCCCGGAGGTCAGCTCACTCCAAAGTGGTACAATCCCAGAAAGGGAGGGGGAAGCAGCCATGTCTGTTCCTGTGTCTGATGAGCCCGCTGCTGCTGTCATAACAAAAGAGGCATCATCTGTAACTCTCACTGAGAGCTCCCCTGACCAGACCCCCACAGAGTCCAACACAG TACAGTCAGTGGCAGCAGGACCAGAAACTGCCCCTCCCCTGGAGGAACTGCCTGCCCCTATTGAAAACAAGGAGCCCTCTGACACAAAACAAGCCCCAGAGAATGTCTCAAATGAAGGAAGCCCGGTAGAATCCACATCAAGCCCAGGACCAGAGTCGGTAGAGGCTGCTCCCGTCCAGTCCACTGAAGTTCAGTCCGATCTGTCCACTGAAGAACCGTCTGTCCCTGAGACATCACACGAGCCAGCAG TGCCAGCCGTTGAATCGGCCAAGCCTGAATCCACTTCTCTAGCAGAGTTAGCTGACCAGCCTCCCATTGCTGCTGTGGACGAAACCCCTACTTCAACCTTAACAACAACACCACcgccagcaccagcagcagcaccagcagcagcaccagcggcAACAGCATCTGCTCCTGAACAGCCTGCAGCAGAAAACAGCAAAG GGGGCTCTGATTCTAAAACAGACCCGTCTCTGATGGACTTTGGCCAGTCCAACCCCGAGGATGAAGACCTGTACAGCACACGCAGCTGA